One genomic segment of Phycisphaerae bacterium includes these proteins:
- a CDS encoding class I SAM-dependent methyltransferase gives MSENLTLPAGGFGPRQLDYQWYDAIRAELVRGRIAGAGRVLDVGCGCGGTLLGLAKRIEEGVGVDIDGNEIAHAERARKRRKVRNVRFEVADAAELPFAAGSFDAVLLLGDVLTFAGLYGKHERVVSEVRRVLRTGGVAVHESTNWDWAYRNSPTRGVSFGRTGDGGFTMLRGRRSEAGLEVGREYRVRPDTRLHRWLAGQEWPRDDRARLQMDEAAAISQRDLEFVGLRRCRHYRGRDLIRLYRRAGFGEVRTVAYGQTYDIAVEAGLDEELWPDQREALAKAEAAIVSRLSLGSGPWLFLTAR, from the coding sequence GTGTCTGAGAACCTCACATTGCCGGCCGGCGGGTTCGGCCCGCGTCAACTCGACTATCAATGGTACGATGCCATCCGCGCCGAGTTGGTGCGCGGGCGGATCGCGGGGGCCGGGCGGGTGCTCGACGTGGGCTGCGGATGCGGCGGGACGTTGTTGGGGTTGGCCAAGCGCATCGAGGAAGGGGTCGGCGTCGATATCGACGGCAATGAGATCGCCCATGCCGAACGGGCCCGCAAGCGGCGCAAGGTTCGGAACGTGCGATTTGAGGTGGCGGACGCGGCGGAGCTTCCGTTTGCCGCGGGGAGTTTCGATGCGGTGCTCCTGCTGGGCGACGTGCTGACGTTTGCCGGTCTGTATGGCAAGCACGAGCGGGTGGTCAGTGAGGTGCGGCGGGTGCTGCGGACCGGCGGCGTGGCGGTCCATGAGAGCACCAATTGGGATTGGGCGTATCGCAATTCGCCGACGAGGGGCGTTTCGTTCGGGCGAACCGGCGACGGCGGATTCACGATGCTCCGCGGGCGCCGGAGCGAAGCGGGGCTTGAGGTCGGCCGGGAGTATCGCGTGCGGCCGGACACGCGGCTGCACCGATGGCTCGCCGGCCAGGAGTGGCCGCGGGATGATCGGGCCAGGTTGCAGATGGACGAAGCGGCGGCAATCTCGCAGCGGGATTTGGAGTTCGTGGGCCTGCGGCGATGCCGGCATTACCGCGGTCGGGATCTGATTCGTTTGTATCGCCGGGCCGGGTTCGGCGAGGTCAGGACGGTGGCCTACGGCCAGACGTACGACATCGCGGTGGAAGCGGGCCTCGACGAGGAGTTGTGGCCGGATCAGCGGGAGGCCCTGGCCAAAGCGGAGGCGGCGATCGTTTCGAGGTTGAGCCTCGGTAGCGGACCGTGGCTGTTTCTGACGGCCAGGTGA